A genomic region of Fluviispira vulneris contains the following coding sequences:
- a CDS encoding DMT family transporter, translating into MKIFSIGTLFAIIAAFFWGTLSVFAKQLKLEGFTAADLSQLRIYGVAIVLMIFAFFRRDFINIFSKKDIFFILSAGFLGQALNTYFYFLSVQTIPAGIAVLLEYLAPVFIGIIALFLGWEKLSKKMFLSFAFILTGLFLSIGYNIGFIEIHTKGIVFGLLSAISLAGYALLSKPLLLIYSPLKILSFGIWAASIFWLCIKNPILILTKVAHSNLLLIIPSVFFIIFLSTLLPFWLYLSAIKYIGPTRATMIACLEPFFSSVMCAIFCDEILTFQQYIGGIIVLLGIILLESRNLTRNKEDIKLILKKENKI; encoded by the coding sequence ATGAAGATTTTTTCTATTGGCACTTTATTTGCAATTATTGCAGCATTTTTTTGGGGAACATTATCTGTTTTTGCAAAGCAATTAAAACTGGAAGGTTTCACAGCAGCTGATTTATCTCAATTAAGGATATATGGAGTTGCTATCGTCCTTATGATTTTTGCATTTTTTAGAAGAGACTTTATCAATATATTTTCAAAAAAAGATATTTTTTTCATCTTGTCTGCCGGGTTTTTAGGACAAGCTCTCAATACCTATTTTTATTTTTTGAGTGTCCAAACAATTCCTGCAGGAATTGCTGTTTTACTAGAATATTTAGCGCCTGTTTTTATAGGGATAATAGCATTATTTTTAGGATGGGAAAAACTTTCTAAAAAAATGTTCCTTTCTTTTGCCTTTATCCTAACCGGATTATTTTTATCTATTGGCTACAATATCGGCTTTATTGAAATCCATACTAAAGGAATTGTTTTTGGATTATTGTCTGCTATTAGTTTAGCAGGATATGCACTTTTGAGTAAACCTTTACTTTTAATATATTCTCCACTTAAAATTCTTTCATTTGGAATTTGGGCTGCCTCTATTTTTTGGCTTTGCATTAAAAATCCAATCTTGATTTTAACAAAAGTCGCTCATTCAAATCTATTATTAATCATTCCATCCGTTTTTTTTATTATCTTTTTAAGCACACTTCTTCCTTTTTGGTTATATTTATCAGCTATTAAATATATTGGTCCTACAAGAGCTACAATGATTGCATGTCTCGAACCATTTTTTTCTTCAGTGATGTGTGCAATATTTTGTGATGAAATATTAACTTTTCAACAATATATCGGTGGAATTATAGTTTTATTAGGAATTATTTTACTTGAAAGTCGAAATTTAACTAGAAATAAAGAAGACATAAAATTAATACTAAAAAAAGAAAATAAAATATGA
- a CDS encoding MFS transporter encodes MTKNHDLNKQEIPKSVQYLLSFCFLIPCIGLDFFLPISHIIFKDYLIETNVSSFTSFYLIGLGVGAISAAPIGDRGNPIKVIFICSFILIILFNLNYIFYKNIHLSIILRFLEGGFGGGIIAMVPTLLLVSQQKEDGLKSIFILNIITSLSLILTPLFSKLFITIFSWSYIFIFLSIIQFFIFIFLFLFRKDLFKLNRKNYDLNKKISLKELFLKEHVFLVIVAASLYAPLVISNTFSTFILKNEGKVEFAYLWQVLIVAAFMAGSFYGKLISKRKNSESIYTTGNRFIKLGLCFLGIFYLLSYLYTMPIFTIFFAYICLQFGSALTISYVIYYRMSRFPSSSYSSYSFGLVFRYFLIALIVEMITVSTNKFLSVNIYIFILMIISLIPVHIIKYETKKVV; translated from the coding sequence ATGACAAAAAATCACGATTTAAATAAGCAAGAAATTCCAAAGAGTGTTCAATACTTACTTTCTTTTTGCTTTTTGATACCCTGTATCGGTCTTGATTTCTTTTTACCTATTTCTCATATTATATTCAAAGATTACCTGATAGAAACAAATGTTTCCAGTTTCACAAGTTTTTATTTAATAGGCTTAGGAGTAGGGGCAATTTCAGCCGCACCTATAGGGGATCGCGGAAATCCAATAAAAGTGATTTTTATATGCAGTTTTATTTTAATTATTTTATTTAATTTAAATTACATTTTTTATAAAAATATACATTTATCAATTATTTTAAGATTTTTAGAGGGCGGTTTTGGTGGTGGCATAATTGCCATGGTTCCCACGCTTTTATTGGTTTCACAGCAAAAAGAAGATGGATTAAAATCAATTTTTATTTTAAATATAATAACCTCTTTAAGTTTAATCTTAACTCCACTTTTTAGTAAACTATTTATAACTATATTTAGCTGGAGTTATATATTTATATTTTTGAGCATTATACAATTTTTTATTTTCATTTTTTTATTTCTATTCAGAAAAGATCTGTTTAAATTAAATAGAAAAAATTATGACTTAAATAAAAAGATCTCGTTGAAAGAACTCTTTCTTAAAGAGCATGTCTTTCTTGTTATTGTCGCTGCTAGTTTATATGCACCTCTTGTCATTTCAAATACATTTTCTACATTTATTTTAAAGAACGAAGGAAAAGTAGAATTTGCATATCTTTGGCAAGTTCTAATTGTAGCAGCATTTATGGCTGGATCATTCTATGGAAAATTAATTTCTAAAAGAAAAAATTCTGAATCAATTTATACTACTGGGAATAGATTTATAAAACTTGGACTTTGTTTTTTAGGCATATTCTATTTACTTTCTTATTTATACACAATGCCTATATTTACTATTTTCTTTGCATATATATGTCTTCAATTTGGCTCAGCCCTTACTATTTCTTATGTTATTTATTATAGAATGTCACGTTTTCCTAGTTCAAGCTACAGCTCTTATTCATTTGGACTTGTTTTTAGATATTTTCTAATCGCTCTGATAGTTGAAATGATAACAGTAAGCACAAATAAGTTCTTAAGTGTAAATATATATATTTTTATACTAATGATTATTTCACTTATTCCAGTTCACATAATAAAATACGAGACAAAAAAAGTAGTATAA
- a CDS encoding FkbM family methyltransferase, with protein sequence MFKKIMRHTFLQKGYHLSVSPKNEEIKEFIKELRPYATEYSLLRFGCPGDGGYLVPKDLEEIEYCFSPGVSCQSSFESDLAKFGIKSFMADYSVETPSIQSDSFFFEKKYLGEVNNDKYMTLQTWMDKSLPTGYSKDLLLQMDIESSEYNVLFETSEETLKKFRILIIEFHELHRMFDTFGLSFLKLCFRKILKDFYIVHIHPNNWSRYAKKGDIVIPEVMEFTFLRKDRVQNLNKAQAFPHALDCQNRQDKPDIILPSCWYN encoded by the coding sequence ATGTTCAAAAAAATAATGAGACATACTTTTTTACAAAAAGGATATCACTTATCAGTGAGTCCTAAAAATGAAGAAATTAAAGAGTTTATAAAAGAGCTAAGACCTTATGCGACTGAATACTCATTACTTCGATTCGGCTGTCCAGGAGATGGGGGGTACCTTGTGCCAAAGGACTTAGAGGAAATAGAATATTGCTTTTCTCCAGGAGTCTCTTGTCAATCCAGTTTTGAGTCCGATCTTGCGAAATTTGGTATAAAGTCTTTTATGGCAGATTATTCAGTGGAAACCCCTTCTATTCAGTCGGATTCTTTTTTCTTTGAAAAAAAGTATTTAGGTGAAGTAAATAATGATAAATATATGACATTACAAACATGGATGGATAAGTCATTACCTACAGGTTACTCAAAAGATTTGCTTTTACAAATGGATATTGAAAGTTCGGAATATAATGTCTTATTTGAAACAAGCGAAGAGACTTTAAAAAAATTTAGAATCCTAATTATTGAATTTCATGAATTGCATAGAATGTTTGATACCTTTGGTTTATCTTTTCTTAAACTATGTTTTAGGAAGATTTTAAAAGATTTTTATATCGTACATATCCATCCCAATAACTGGTCTCGATATGCTAAAAAAGGCGATATTGTCATTCCAGAGGTGATGGAATTTACTTTTCTAAGAAAGGACAGAGTGCAAAATCTCAATAAAGCTCAAGCTTTTCCTCATGCACTCGATTGTCAAAATAGACAAGATAAACCGGACATAATTTTACCGAGTTGTTGGTATAATTAA
- a CDS encoding mechanosensitive ion channel family protein has protein sequence MDSLSYETYIMPSLYSVLTTIGLLLLLLLLKFIYKKLIIKIVDWKGVRIHSIKFRSFELLTADRIVASLLFFFKFLRVFIVLALLYFYIPLIFSFFPWTSDLTPKIYNYILDPINKIFHVTFNFIPNVFFIVITFVITNYILRFVKFIFLGIENGSFQIEGFYKDWATPTYKLIRILIMSFTLIIIFPYFPGSGSPAFQGISVFLGVLFSLGSSSAIANMVSGVLLTYMRPFKVGDRVKIADTIGDVIEKNLLVIRVRTIKNVDITIPSSMVLGSHIVNFSSSAQSHGLILTSVVTIGYETPWRKVNEILIKAALKTKDIRSEPPPFVLQVKLNDFHASYELNCYTKQPNLMDEIHSELNQNIQDLFKQENVILITPAYYSLIQKDQIK, from the coding sequence ATGGATTCATTAAGTTATGAAACATATATCATGCCTTCACTCTATTCCGTATTAACTACGATAGGTTTACTTTTACTTTTATTATTATTAAAATTTATTTATAAAAAACTTATTATCAAAATCGTGGATTGGAAAGGTGTACGAATCCACTCAATAAAGTTTAGATCGTTTGAACTTTTGACTGCAGATAGAATTGTAGCTTCTCTGCTTTTCTTTTTTAAATTTTTAAGAGTTTTTATTGTATTAGCATTACTATATTTTTATATACCATTAATTTTTAGTTTTTTTCCTTGGACATCAGATTTAACTCCAAAAATATATAATTATATTTTAGATCCAATAAATAAAATTTTCCATGTTACTTTTAATTTTATACCTAATGTTTTTTTTATTGTTATAACATTTGTTATAACTAATTATATTTTAAGATTTGTTAAATTTATTTTTTTAGGGATAGAGAATGGTTCATTTCAGATTGAGGGTTTCTATAAAGATTGGGCAACCCCAACTTATAAATTAATTCGCATATTAATTATGTCATTTACATTAATTATTATTTTTCCATATTTTCCTGGATCGGGTTCTCCTGCTTTTCAAGGAATATCAGTTTTTCTAGGTGTTCTCTTTTCGTTAGGATCGAGTTCAGCAATCGCTAATATGGTTTCAGGTGTTCTATTAACGTATATGCGACCATTCAAAGTGGGAGATCGCGTTAAAATTGCAGATACCATAGGTGATGTCATTGAAAAAAATCTATTAGTTATTCGCGTAAGGACAATAAAAAACGTTGACATTACGATACCAAGTTCCATGGTTCTTGGAAGTCATATTGTCAACTTCAGTTCTTCTGCGCAGTCGCATGGTCTCATTCTAACTTCTGTTGTAACAATTGGCTATGAAACTCCTTGGCGAAAAGTAAATGAAATATTGATTAAAGCAGCATTAAAGACAAAAGACATACGTTCAGAGCCTCCACCATTTGTTTTGCAAGTGAAATTAAATGATTTCCATGCTTCTTATGAGTTAAATTGTTATACCAAGCAGCCCAATTTAATGGATGAAATACATTCAGAATTAAATCAAAATATTCAAGATTTATTTAAACAAGAAAATGTGATATTAATAACTCCAGCTTATTATAGTTTAATTCAAAAAGATCAGATTAAATAA
- a CDS encoding sterol desaturase family protein, giving the protein MNFYWIIVFFSMMIFLERKYPLRKSILSKKRRVIVNIMFAIISYIISRSFAYPFIYIFRGTYGIDHFGLLRLVEFSELLKFLCSFLILDYSQYVWHRINHIFPFFWRFHKVHHSDPEMDASTAFRFHFAEQFFAQFFRFFVVIFFAIQIEYALLYDFISLIVIIFHHSNYNFKYDQQFSKIIVTPRIHSIHHSREFAELNSNFSMIFTFWDRIHKTFKSQPDLLGAKIGLNEISESDAIKPLYILMWPFKKNKTKTE; this is encoded by the coding sequence ATGAATTTTTATTGGATTATTGTTTTTTTCAGTATGATGATCTTTTTAGAAAGAAAATATCCGTTGAGAAAATCAATACTTTCCAAAAAAAGGCGAGTTATTGTAAATATAATGTTTGCAATTATTTCTTATATAATTTCTCGATCTTTTGCATATCCTTTCATTTATATTTTTAGAGGAACTTATGGAATAGATCATTTTGGATTATTAAGATTAGTTGAGTTTAGTGAATTATTAAAGTTTTTATGTTCCTTCCTTATTTTGGATTATTCGCAATATGTTTGGCATCGAATAAATCACATTTTCCCATTTTTTTGGCGGTTTCATAAGGTACACCACAGTGATCCTGAAATGGATGCAAGCACTGCATTTCGTTTTCACTTCGCAGAACAATTTTTTGCTCAATTTTTTAGATTTTTTGTCGTTATATTCTTTGCAATTCAAATTGAATATGCACTTTTATATGATTTTATCAGCTTAATTGTTATTATTTTTCATCATAGCAATTATAATTTCAAATATGATCAACAATTTTCTAAAATTATAGTCACTCCTAGAATACATTCTATCCATCATTCAAGAGAGTTTGCTGAATTAAATTCAAATTTTTCAATGATATTTACATTTTGGGATAGGATTCATAAAACTTTTAAAAGTCAACCAGATCTTTTAGGTGCAAAAATTGGCTTAAATGAAATATCAGAGAGTGATGCAATAAAACCTTTGTACATATTAATGTGGCCGTTTAAAAAAAATAAAACGAAAACGGAATAG
- the cysS gene encoding cysteine--tRNA ligase yields the protein MAIQFFNTLSGKKEPFKSLQNGKVTMYCCGVTPYGNTHIGHSRTFFSYDLLYRTLKDQGNEVDWARNITDVDDKIINKANSENISCSQLVSRYVSEQNEMLELFNLLRPMHEPKVTETIPQIITLIEKLIEKQFAYVSQSGVYYRVRKFEEYGKLSKNKINDLKAGARIEVDETKEDALDFALWKFAKAGEVFWSSPWGDGRPGWHVECSAMIHSLFGDSIDIHMGGRDLIFPHHEAEIAQSEAASGKPLASTWLHAGMVTLYGEKMSKSTNHLVAIKDFLAKYPSEVLRLVFLSVSYSQTLDFTFELATENLKKLAKIYRFVSLVNSYAEQSNLISAQKEFDGLIFADLSNLTTKMKEFLADDLNSNGAMATFFDFIKNVNIQLGKLEKSGQKLREEDILLLKTKWPEFKNWLKTTLGILIDEPKVFFENLRNYNLGTEISVEDIELKIQERTKARADKDWAKSDAIRDELLAQGVQIQDAPAGTKWTVVI from the coding sequence ATGGCAATACAATTTTTTAATACGCTTTCTGGGAAAAAAGAACCATTTAAATCTCTGCAAAATGGAAAAGTAACAATGTATTGCTGTGGTGTAACCCCATATGGGAATACACATATTGGTCACAGCCGCACATTTTTCTCATATGATTTACTTTATCGTACTTTAAAAGATCAAGGTAATGAAGTTGATTGGGCACGTAATATAACTGATGTAGATGATAAAATTATTAATAAAGCAAATAGCGAAAATATTTCTTGCTCACAGCTTGTTTCAAGATATGTCTCAGAACAAAACGAAATGTTAGAGCTATTCAATTTACTTCGTCCTATGCACGAACCTAAAGTAACAGAAACAATACCACAAATCATCACTCTCATTGAAAAACTCATTGAAAAACAGTTTGCCTATGTGAGTCAGTCTGGTGTTTATTATCGCGTACGTAAATTCGAAGAATACGGTAAATTAAGTAAAAACAAAATAAATGATTTAAAAGCAGGAGCCCGGATAGAAGTAGACGAAACTAAGGAAGACGCTCTTGATTTTGCCCTCTGGAAGTTTGCAAAAGCAGGTGAAGTTTTTTGGTCCTCTCCTTGGGGAGATGGTCGTCCGGGTTGGCATGTTGAATGTTCAGCTATGATTCACTCGTTATTTGGCGATTCCATAGATATTCATATGGGTGGCAGAGATCTTATCTTTCCTCATCACGAGGCTGAAATAGCTCAGTCAGAAGCAGCATCAGGCAAACCTTTAGCAAGCACTTGGCTGCATGCAGGAATGGTGACTTTATACGGTGAGAAAATGAGTAAGAGCACCAATCATTTAGTTGCGATAAAAGATTTCTTAGCCAAATATCCATCTGAAGTTCTGCGCTTGGTTTTTTTATCCGTTTCTTATTCTCAAACTCTTGATTTTACATTCGAGTTAGCGACAGAAAACCTAAAGAAATTAGCTAAAATTTATCGTTTTGTTTCCTTGGTTAATAGCTATGCAGAGCAATCGAATTTAATTTCAGCTCAGAAAGAGTTTGATGGACTTATTTTTGCTGATTTAAGCAATCTTACTACTAAAATGAAAGAATTTTTAGCAGACGACTTAAATAGCAATGGAGCAATGGCGACATTTTTTGATTTCATTAAAAATGTCAATATCCAATTGGGTAAACTCGAAAAATCTGGGCAGAAATTAAGAGAAGAAGATATTCTTTTATTGAAAACAAAATGGCCTGAATTTAAAAATTGGTTGAAGACTACATTAGGAATTTTAATAGATGAGCCTAAAGTATTTTTTGAAAACTTAAGAAATTATAATTTAGGGACAGAGATTTCAGTCGAAGACATTGAGCTAAAAATTCAAGAAAGAACAAAAGCAAGAGCTGATAAGGACTGGGCAAAGTCCGATGCAATCCGCGATGAGTTGCTTGCGCAAGGGGTACAGATTCAAGATGCGCCCGCTGGAACAAAATGGACAGTGGTTATATAA
- the dnaJ gene encoding molecular chaperone DnaJ — MATKRDYYEILQVSKSASADEIKKSYRKLAVQYHPDRNPGDKAAEEKFKEAAEAYEVLSDPAKRQRYDQFGHAGLNAGGFGGGAGFGNVDDVFEHFGSIFEDLFGMGGSSRRSGGGNRARKGGDLRYDLRISFKESVLGTEKKIQIPRKSACGTCEGSGAAKGTKPVTCSTCRGQGQVAVQQGFFTYASTCPDCNGSGKRISTPCGDCKGSGFQTKSSNINVKIPAGIDTGMRLRVGGEGEGGVNGGPAGDLYVFIEVEPNHLFKREEFDLVYSLKVGVAQAILGTEVMIDCFEEEPRKIEIPAGIQPGQRLVVHGAGIPKLEKYGRGKGDLIIEVNVEIPTKINKEAEEHLRAFALKMGQNVKNSNGFFDKIFG; from the coding sequence ATGGCTACAAAACGCGATTATTATGAAATTTTACAAGTCTCGAAATCTGCATCGGCAGATGAAATAAAAAAATCTTATCGAAAGCTTGCTGTCCAATATCACCCAGATCGAAACCCTGGGGATAAAGCAGCAGAGGAAAAATTCAAAGAAGCTGCTGAAGCTTATGAAGTTTTAAGTGATCCCGCTAAGCGTCAACGCTATGATCAATTTGGTCATGCAGGCCTCAATGCAGGTGGCTTTGGCGGTGGAGCTGGCTTTGGCAATGTGGATGATGTTTTCGAACACTTTGGTTCTATCTTTGAAGATCTCTTTGGCATGGGAGGCTCAAGTAGACGCAGTGGTGGTGGGAACAGGGCGCGTAAAGGAGGAGATCTTCGTTACGATCTCCGCATTTCATTCAAAGAATCTGTTCTTGGTACAGAGAAAAAAATTCAAATCCCCCGTAAATCAGCATGTGGCACCTGTGAAGGATCGGGAGCTGCAAAAGGGACAAAACCAGTTACGTGTTCAACTTGTCGTGGGCAAGGACAAGTTGCTGTTCAACAGGGCTTTTTCACTTATGCTTCAACCTGCCCTGACTGTAATGGCAGCGGTAAGCGTATTTCAACTCCTTGTGGTGATTGTAAGGGGTCAGGATTTCAAACAAAATCAAGTAATATCAATGTTAAAATTCCTGCCGGAATCGATACGGGTATGCGCTTGCGCGTCGGTGGAGAAGGTGAAGGTGGCGTAAATGGTGGACCTGCGGGCGATCTTTATGTCTTTATTGAAGTAGAACCAAATCATTTGTTTAAACGAGAAGAATTCGATCTTGTTTATTCATTAAAAGTTGGTGTAGCCCAAGCCATTCTTGGAACAGAAGTTATGATTGATTGCTTCGAAGAAGAACCGCGTAAAATTGAAATCCCTGCAGGTATTCAACCTGGACAAAGATTGGTCGTGCACGGTGCAGGAATACCAAAGCTTGAAAAATATGGCAGAGGTAAAGGCGATCTTATTATTGAAGTAAATGTTGAAATTCCAACAAAAATAAATAAAGAAGCGGAAGAGCATCTCAGAGCATTTGCCTTAAAAATGGGACAAAATGTAAAGAATAGCAATGGCTTTTTTGACAAAATATTTGGATAA
- the lpxC gene encoding UDP-3-O-acyl-N-acetylglucosamine deacetylase: MSNFQRTLKRSVSFSGVGVHSGSVISVEIRPASANTGFIFQRTDLLNKPYIKADINSVFDTTLATRIGSPEASVSTIEHLMAAFFGFGIDNAIIAINNSEMPILDGSSAPFLTLFDEVGVEVLKEPRKVVVIDKVIEVVDEKNPTRFMRVEPSKKPLISYVIDFERAAAIGRQSISMHYTAKSFCEEFSFARTFCLKEDIELMYSKGLAKGGSMENAILVSKTEGVMNRQGLRHEQEFVKHKALDCIGDLHMLGMPILGHIIAHKAGHDLHNKLARAIMAEVSCRSIIVPSAKEAARFKAILSFPKSLSEIDRNLTGLAVG; the protein is encoded by the coding sequence ATGAGTAACTTTCAAAGAACTTTAAAACGTTCTGTCTCTTTTTCTGGTGTCGGAGTTCATTCAGGAAGTGTTATTTCTGTTGAAATTCGACCAGCTTCTGCAAACACAGGTTTTATTTTTCAACGCACGGATCTGCTCAATAAGCCTTATATAAAGGCGGATATTAACTCTGTTTTCGATACAACATTAGCGACTCGCATTGGCTCGCCTGAGGCAAGTGTTTCTACTATTGAGCATTTGATGGCAGCATTCTTTGGTTTTGGTATAGACAACGCTATTATTGCTATAAACAATAGCGAAATGCCTATATTAGATGGTTCTTCAGCACCCTTTTTAACACTTTTTGATGAAGTGGGAGTTGAAGTGTTAAAGGAACCAAGAAAAGTTGTTGTGATTGATAAAGTCATTGAGGTCGTAGATGAAAAAAATCCAACTCGTTTCATGCGGGTTGAGCCTTCTAAAAAACCTCTTATTTCGTATGTGATTGATTTTGAAAGAGCGGCAGCCATTGGTCGTCAAAGTATTTCAATGCATTACACTGCAAAATCATTTTGTGAAGAATTTTCGTTTGCAAGAACCTTCTGTTTAAAAGAAGATATTGAACTCATGTATTCCAAAGGTCTCGCTAAAGGTGGATCGATGGAAAACGCTATTCTTGTTTCAAAAACAGAAGGCGTTATGAATCGCCAAGGATTAAGACATGAACAAGAATTTGTGAAGCACAAGGCTTTAGACTGTATAGGTGACCTTCATATGCTTGGAATGCCAATTTTAGGGCATATCATAGCTCACAAAGCAGGCCATGACCTGCACAATAAGCTTGCGCGTGCAATTATGGCAGAAGTGTCTTGCAGAAGCATTATTGTTCCTTCAGCAAAGGAAGCTGCTCGTTTCAAAGCTATTCTTTCTTTCCCCAAATCTCTTTCAGAGATTGATAGAAATCTTACTGGTCTTGCAGTTGGCTAA
- a CDS encoding single-stranded DNA-binding protein has product MSGVNKVILIGRLGQEPEIRSTAGGQQVCTLNIATSESWTKDGHKEERTEWHRVVLWGRQAELAHKYLRKGRMVYIEGKLQTRSWQDQQGQKRYTTEIVANNMQFLESAGSNANRDQSNDIPPPNDQGHDSYYSNENPYASSGNNSQPFSKNSRPIDDDIPF; this is encoded by the coding sequence ATGTCTGGTGTAAATAAAGTCATTCTTATTGGTAGACTTGGGCAAGAACCTGAAATTAGAAGTACAGCAGGCGGCCAACAAGTCTGCACTTTAAATATAGCCACAAGCGAATCCTGGACAAAAGACGGCCATAAAGAAGAAAGAACAGAATGGCACCGTGTTGTTCTTTGGGGAAGACAGGCAGAGCTTGCACATAAATATTTAAGAAAAGGGCGTATGGTTTATATTGAAGGCAAGTTGCAAACACGTTCTTGGCAAGATCAACAGGGACAAAAACGCTACACAACTGAAATTGTTGCAAATAATATGCAGTTCTTAGAAAGCGCTGGCTCAAACGCAAATCGCGACCAAAGCAACGACATTCCACCACCAAATGACCAAGGGCACGACTCTTATTATTCAAATGAAAACCCTTATGCTTCTTCTGGTAACAACAGCCAACCTTTCAGTAAAAACTCTCGCCCAATTGATGACGACATTCCGTTTTAA
- a CDS encoding YceI family protein, translating into MLLNKLKKYMLKSIILVLPMTCFAKSIESSTQTNNIISIESSPQTKKNKSIESVPAKHDYEINPLYSKINFEVDHLVVSSVIGEFKEFEGKFKFNPKDFSQTELIASAKASSIDTGFNPRNEHLKSADFFDAIKFPLLTFKSTSAKKTGKNTLDLTGNMTIKDVTKPVTFKIIYKGEFKTKDDIKQSFKATAKINRKDFGMNFQMLFEATPAIGDIITISITSEGIHKLSDSTKI; encoded by the coding sequence ATGTTATTAAATAAATTAAAAAAATATATGCTTAAGTCTATAATTTTAGTACTTCCAATGACCTGTTTTGCTAAATCAATAGAATCATCAACTCAAACAAATAATATTATTTCAATAGAATCATCTCCTCAAACAAAGAAGAATAAATCAATAGAATCAGTTCCAGCGAAGCACGATTATGAAATAAATCCTCTTTACTCTAAAATTAATTTTGAGGTTGATCATCTCGTCGTGAGTTCAGTTATTGGAGAATTTAAAGAGTTTGAAGGTAAATTTAAGTTTAATCCAAAAGATTTTTCTCAAACCGAATTAATCGCAAGTGCAAAAGCATCGTCTATTGACACAGGGTTTAATCCAAGAAATGAACACTTAAAAAGTGCTGATTTTTTTGATGCCATTAAGTTTCCATTATTAACCTTTAAGTCAACATCAGCTAAAAAAACAGGTAAAAATACTTTAGATTTAACCGGTAATATGACCATTAAAGACGTAACAAAACCTGTGACATTTAAAATTATATATAAAGGTGAATTCAAAACTAAGGATGATATTAAGCAGTCTTTTAAAGCTACTGCAAAAATCAATAGAAAAGATTTTGGAATGAATTTTCAGATGCTTTTTGAAGCGACTCCAGCTATCGGTGATATTATTACAATAAGTATCACTTCTGAAGGTATTCATAAATTAAGTGATTCTACAAAAATATAA